One genomic region from Candidatus Mesenet endosymbiont of Agriotes lineatus encodes:
- a CDS encoding ankyrin repeat domain-containing protein: MQWYSPYYDALVNTINKEGNKDSSKIKKLLNLDKIRIFLEEEPEDENLKYTPLLHLAVINNAQEIVKALLENGANVNISYADGHTLLYSAVLNDALEIVKILLEYNIDTHGQNYKGETALMLAIKQNNYDMIKLLLSHDNIDHNICNDYGDTAFELALMNRYSDDIIVTLWHDIDKRIKNGTLKDHSIKLVKKFGMKEELDRLEAKYRIDIKSMVELIYIPELEGYGDEESDMSEESEISENQILEHQETEPGLETFEIEVEAGSSAKRSRLG; the protein is encoded by the coding sequence ATGCAGTGGTATAGCCCATATTATGATGCACTTGTAAATACCATTAATAAAGAGGGTAATAAAGATTCAAGTAAGATTAAAAAGTTACTGAATTTAGATAAAATCAGAATTTTTCTAGAAGAAGAACCAGAAGATGAAAATTTGAAGTACACACCATTACTTCACTTGGCTGTTATCAATAATGCTCAAGAAATAGTAAAAGCTTTACTAGAAAATGGGGCAAATGTTAATATATCATATGCAGATGGACATACATTACTGTATTCCGCAGTTCTAAACGACGCTCTAGAAATAGTAAAGATTTTATTGGAATATAATATAGATACACATGGACAGAACTATAAAGGAGAAACAGCCCTTATGCTAGCTATTAAACAAAATAATTATGATATGATTAAGCTATTGTTAAGTCATGATAACATCGATCATAATATATGTAACGACTATGGCGATACTGCCTTTGAACTGGCCTTAATGAATAGGTATTCTGACGATATTATTGTAACGCTATGGCATGATATAGACAAAAGAATTAAAAATGGAACTTTGAAAGATCACTCTATTAAACTGGTGAAAAAGTTTGGGATGAAAGAGGAATTAGATAGGCTTGAGGCAAAGTACAGAATTGATATTAAATCAATGGTTGAACTTATTTATATTCCAGAGCTAGAGGGATATGGAGACGAAGAATCAGATATGAGTGAAGAGTCGGAAATTTCAGAGAATCAAATCTTAGAACATCAGGAAACTGAACCAGGATTGGAAACATTTGAAATTGAAGTAGAGGCAGGTTCATCAGCAAAAAGATCAAGGCTTGGGTAA
- a CDS encoding transposase, which yields MISRSTKYRYRILVGETAVERLSENYVDIVSGNITPDHVHMLISMPPTIQQYIKGNVSYSKSLNN from the coding sequence TTGATTTCACGTAGTACTAAGTATAGGTACAGGATACTTGTAGGTGAAACAGCAGTAGAGAGATTATCAGAAAATTACGTAGATATTGTAAGTGGTAATATTACGCCTGATCACGTACATATGCTAATTTCTATGCCGCCCACTATCCAACAATATATCAAAGGGAACGTAAGTTATTCCAAGAGTTTGAACAATTAA
- a CDS encoding transposase yields MYQRERKLFQEFEQLRKRYWGQHLWARGYFAVTVGNVNSTDVQKYIEEQEIHHKHHKSLSFKTCFKALTHTTSFSWL; encoded by the coding sequence ATATATCAAAGGGAACGTAAGTTATTCCAAGAGTTTGAACAATTAAGAAAAAGATACTGGGGTCAACATTTGTGGGCTAGAGGATATTTTGCTGTTACCGTTGGTAATGTAAATTCTACAGATGTGCAGAAGTATATTGAAGAACAAGAAATTCATCATAAACATCACAAATCTCTGAGTTTTAAAACTTGCTTTAAAGCTTTAACTCATACCACCAGCTTTAGCTGGTTGTAA
- a CDS encoding recombinase family protein, producing MGLKSAATVARELNNQGYKTKAERPFKIATVRGILTNTTYIGYITHKGNRTT from the coding sequence ATAGGTTTAAAGTCGGCAGCTACCGTTGCTAGAGAATTAAATAACCAAGGGTATAAGACTAAAGCAGAAAGACCATTTAAAATTGCAACAGTAAGAGGCATCCTCACTAATACTACTTACATTGGCTATATTACTCATAAAGGCAACCGAACAACATGA
- a CDS encoding ankyrin repeat domain-containing protein, whose translation MAVEESSLSRDDIPEDLWEEQIAKWSSEELKLTKNQRKLNSKFLNKLKNLRLYLGVYDFNTDFEYDRPGAAELKKFLEDYENDQDLKVVFDLKRGESKTTVLHEVVNFNIDVLDLLLKAGANPNVQDKDGKTPLHYAAEDYCIEALRTLLDKENIDVNVQDQYGKTPLHYVADNSGSHECDESISCLLEQGARVDIQDNYGNTPLHYAADRGYVDGIELLIEKNQGINLINKDKNTALHLALYNKDVRISECILDEKYRDVEVNISNRKGWTPLLLAALLNSTPVTRKILERGANIKYTDSEGNSALHYAACNSHTGDNLKTTKCDLLSPDNDPLNSNSNDYSEDTAVKNVNELIAAGIDVNICNKNGNTSLFFAVEDIKPEVVKQLLRQGANVEAGDRYGYTALHYAVKIRSLRMLKILLPHQVDSDGIESDEEIDGEKAKILLSEAVDKKGNTLLHHAVKLGCSREMLNFLVKNGIDINEKNKNGVAPIHIAAKYGHEHLMDFFIENKADINVQCGNFVESEIESAKEKFINMQDGSADESSVIYIKNDAKYKKATPMSIATSNSHKDAVKKLLLQGAKPSIGNDKGWTPIHIAIRKAFDKNCEEEEREKAYQIIEKLAVFSNIEYFRPKDLINKMIAKTKEVLTGGTKGLPNIIQMANEDRRIRDIIESALKSRENNQPSTAPIDEYAPSAPLDDSFYDKLGSYVEEIPDLYPDFVQEFDQALEENTNVDITWPSEQKNIEEIPDSKSDKFLDRMAKDIVELNKAVNEALELGIKIKHGFVDSVMAEVEQLNGVKENPKIASDIICKLISKGADISKYQKMNEELEVLLRNHKVKMQKAYSEFSSLTRDLYDVATKATYKGEVSHVEIDNTTFYLEYLPNSIIDTAKIIDGTKNLGLNQGNIMLGGNIIKIGSSEVEIEIRDKVRNYTNLSNNSNIMLTFCTSLGELKVKLCHNVQNEDVIEIKVCDREKFEQLVSSQEEIGKNCLLGGLTVCDAIKKGYFTRPENSEIIQDISQDTEERMDCIAQGNNKVNTKNIWQNMLETKRESSCERGM comes from the coding sequence ATGGCTGTGGAGGAAAGTTCTTTAAGTAGAGATGACATACCGGAAGATTTATGGGAAGAGCAAATAGCTAAGTGGTCTAGTGAAGAGCTAAAACTAACAAAGAATCAAAGAAAATTAAATAGTAAATTTTTAAATAAATTGAAGAATTTAAGATTGTATTTAGGAGTTTATGATTTTAACACAGACTTTGAATATGACCGTCCTGGTGCTGCAGAACTTAAGAAATTTTTAGAAGATTATGAGAATGATCAAGATTTAAAAGTAGTATTTGATCTTAAAAGGGGAGAATCAAAAACAACAGTACTACATGAAGTTGTCAACTTTAATATTGATGTCCTAGATCTATTATTGAAAGCTGGTGCTAATCCAAATGTGCAAGACAAAGATGGAAAAACACCACTGCATTATGCTGCTGAAGATTATTGTATAGAGGCTCTAAGAACTCTTTTAGATAAAGAGAATATTGATGTCAATGTACAAGATCAGTACGGAAAAACACCACTGCATTATGTTGCCGATAATAGCGGCTCCCATGAATGTGATGAGAGTATAAGTTGTCTTTTGGAGCAAGGAGCAAGAGTTGATATTCAAGATAATTATGGCAATACACCACTACATTACGCAGCTGATCGTGGATATGTTGATGGAATAGAGTTACTTATAGAAAAAAATCAAGGAATTAATCTTATAAATAAGGATAAAAATACAGCATTACATCTTGCTCTCTATAATAAAGATGTGCGGATTTCAGAATGTATTTTAGATGAAAAATATAGAGATGTAGAAGTAAATATAAGCAATAGAAAGGGATGGACACCACTGTTACTTGCTGCTCTACTAAATTCTACGCCAGTAACTCGTAAAATATTAGAAAGAGGAGCAAATATAAAATATACAGATAGCGAAGGTAATAGCGCTCTACATTATGCTGCATGTAATAGCCATACAGGAGATAATCTAAAAACTACAAAATGTGATTTACTTTCGCCAGATAATGATCCGTTAAATAGCAACAGTAATGATTATTCTGAAGATACAGCGGTGAAAAATGTAAATGAGCTTATCGCTGCAGGTATAGATGTTAATATTTGTAATAAAAATGGTAACACATCGTTGTTTTTTGCTGTTGAAGATATAAAGCCTGAAGTGGTCAAACAGCTTTTACGGCAAGGAGCAAATGTAGAAGCAGGGGATAGATATGGCTATACAGCACTTCATTATGCAGTAAAAATAAGAAGTTTAAGAATGTTAAAAATACTGCTTCCTCATCAGGTAGATAGTGATGGAATTGAGAGTGATGAAGAGATAGATGGTGAAAAAGCTAAAATTCTGCTTTCTGAGGCTGTGGATAAAAAAGGAAATACACTTTTGCATCACGCAGTTAAACTAGGATGTAGTAGGGAAATGCTTAACTTTCTTGTAAAGAATGGGATAGATATTAATGAAAAAAATAAAAATGGAGTAGCACCAATTCATATAGCTGCTAAATATGGGCATGAGCATCTTATGGATTTTTTTATAGAAAACAAAGCAGATATTAATGTTCAATGTGGAAATTTTGTAGAATCGGAAATTGAATCTGCAAAAGAAAAGTTTATTAACATGCAAGATGGCAGTGCTGATGAAAGCAGTGTTATATATATTAAAAATGATGCTAAGTACAAAAAAGCAACACCCATGTCAATAGCCACTAGCAATAGTCATAAAGATGCTGTGAAAAAGTTATTGTTGCAAGGAGCAAAGCCAAGTATTGGTAATGATAAGGGTTGGACACCTATACATATAGCGATTAGAAAAGCATTTGATAAGAATTGTGAAGAAGAAGAAAGAGAAAAAGCATATCAAATTATAGAAAAGCTAGCAGTATTTTCTAATATTGAATATTTTAGACCAAAGGATCTCATTAATAAAATGATTGCAAAAACAAAAGAGGTATTGACTGGTGGGACCAAAGGGCTACCAAACATTATACAAATGGCAAATGAAGATAGAAGAATTAGAGATATAATAGAAAGTGCTTTAAAAAGCAGAGAAAACAACCAACCATCAACTGCTCCAATAGATGAATATGCGCCTAGTGCTCCACTTGATGATAGTTTTTATGATAAGTTAGGATCTTATGTTGAAGAAATACCTGATCTTTATCCCGATTTTGTACAGGAATTTGATCAAGCACTAGAAGAAAACACTAATGTAGATATTACATGGCCTTCTGAACAAAAAAATATAGAAGAAATACCTGATAGCAAATCAGATAAGTTTTTAGATAGAATGGCTAAGGATATCGTAGAACTAAATAAAGCTGTAAATGAAGCGTTAGAGTTGGGAATAAAAATAAAACATGGTTTTGTCGATTCAGTTATGGCAGAAGTTGAACAATTGAATGGAGTAAAGGAAAACCCTAAAATTGCAAGTGATATAATTTGTAAGCTGATATCAAAAGGAGCAGATATTAGTAAATATCAGAAAATGAATGAAGAGTTGGAAGTATTATTAAGAAATCACAAGGTTAAAATGCAAAAGGCTTACTCTGAATTTTCTAGCCTGACTAGAGATTTATATGATGTAGCAACAAAAGCGACATACAAAGGTGAAGTAAGCCACGTAGAGATAGACAATACTACTTTTTATCTGGAATATTTACCAAACAGTATAATAGATACTGCTAAAATTATAGATGGAACAAAGAATTTAGGGTTAAACCAAGGGAATATAATGCTTGGTGGTAATATAATTAAAATAGGCAGTAGTGAAGTAGAAATTGAGATAAGGGATAAAGTAAGGAATTACACAAACCTTTCAAACAATAGTAACATTATGCTCACTTTTTGTACTAGCCTAGGAGAGTTAAAAGTTAAGTTATGTCATAATGTGCAAAATGAAGATGTGATCGAAATAAAAGTATGTGATCGAGAAAAATTTGAGCAATTAGTCAGCAGTCAGGAAGAGATAGGAAAGAATTGCTTATTAGGAGGATTAACTGTTTGCGATGCTATTAAGAAAGGATATTTTACAAGACCAGAAAATTCTGAAATAATACAGGATATATCTCAAGATACTGAGGAGAGGATGGATTGTATAGCTCAAGGAAATAATAAAGTAAATACAAAAAATATCTGGCAAAATATGTTAGAAACAAAAAGAGAAAGCAGTTGTGAGAGAGGGATGTAA